From a region of the Torulaspora globosa chromosome 7, complete sequence genome:
- the AVO2 gene encoding Avo2p (ancestral locus Anc_2.639), protein MLGDPSVRLREAVIEGNLLIVKRLLRRFPEYLTNVDPSNGWSSLHYASYNGRYLVCVYLIQLGHDKQELMTTFKGNTCVHLALMNGHEQTTHLLLQHFPRFIDRPGEHGRTPVHIACMRDHYQCLGLLMGVGAKLNVQDDGGDTPLHICLQYGSISCMRILVFDGRIVGDNVKNNYDLRPSDVAETFDLAKVYAKMLKDAQVPGVLGKPSYSSFRTPVLASKGVFDDGPSPVLTMNSPYSLYSQPAPTPQLPRIPPSRRPSTTRSNKSPGAGAPLPSRLASKDSSLSASSSSLHRKPTNITRSSAEASPSKNEDAPAPDDNASDANPEASASPLAGSPRNEPRRRVSLLNIPITKLRLQGSQ, encoded by the coding sequence ATGCTTGGTGATCCATCGGTGAGGCTGCGGGAGGCAGTCATTGAAGGAAACCTGCTGATAGTGAAGAGGCTGCTTCGACGATTCCCCGAATATCTGACAAACGTGGATCCATCCAACGGCTGGTCGTCGCTACATTATGCCTCATACAATGGAAGATATCTGGTGTGTGTTTATCTAATTCAGCTGGGACATGACAAGCAAGAACTAATGACGACTTTCAAGGGCAACACTTGCGTCCATCTGGCGTTGATGAACGGTCATGAGCAAACCACACACTTGCTGCTACAGCACTTCCCCCGATTCATCGACCGGCCCGGAGAGCATGGAAGAACTCCAGTGCACATTGCATGCATGCGCGACCACTACCAATGTCTAGGGCTGTTGATGGGAGTTGGCGCCAAGCTGAATGTCCAAGACGACGGTGGAGACACCCCACTCCACATATGTCTACAGTATGGCAGCATAAGCTGCATGCGGATACTGGTGTTTGATGGCAGGATTGTGGGTGACAACGTCAAGAATAACTACGACCTAAGGCCTAGCGACGTGGCTGAGACGTTTGATCTCGCCAAGGTGTACGCCAAGATGCTGAAAGATGCCCAAGTGCCCGGTGTGCTGGGAAAGCCGAGCTACAGCTCCTTCCGAACGCCCGTTCTGGCCTCCAAGGGCGTTTTTGACGACGGTCCATCTCCGGTCTTGACGATGAATTCGCCATACTCGCTCTACTCGCAACCGGCTCCAACGCCGCAACTGCCGAGAATCCCGCCTAGTCGCAGGCCCTCCACGACACGCAGCAACAAGTCTCCTGGCGCCGGCGCCCCGCTGCCGTCGAGACTCGCATCGAAAGATTCCTCTCTTTCCGCTTCAAGCTCCTCGCTGCATAGAAAGCCCACAAACATCACCAGATCGTCCGCGGAGGCATCGCCGTCAAAGAATGAAGACGCACCCGCGCCGGACGACAACGCCTCAGACGCAAACCCTGAAGCCAGCGCTTCGCCGCTGGCAGGATCGCCCAGAAACGAGCCGCGAAGAAGAGTGTCCCTGTTGAACATCCCGATAACAAAACTACGTTTACAAGGGTCCCAGTAG
- the VMA5 gene encoding H(+)-transporting V1 sector ATPase subunit C (ancestral locus Anc_2.634) — translation MSTALYTANDFILLSLPEKTKPANSPNSSADAWLQEGLIGGRAFVSDFKIPEFKIGSLDSLIVESEELAKYDSQIGGSIAKIVEILGGLSQANTNAYRTVPINNVPVPEYLENFQWQTRKFKLDSSIKELMELISSEAAQLDADVRATYANYNNAKTSLAAAERKKTGDLSVKSLHDVVKPEDFIMNSEYLTTLLIAVPKSLKSDFEKSYETLANNVVPGSAGIISQDSEYILYNVHLFKKSVQEFSAKARERKFIPREFNYSEELIDQLKREHDSAASLEQSLRVQLVRLAKTAYADCFINWFHIKALRVYVESVLRYGLPPHFNTKIIAVPPKNLSKCKAELIEAFGFLSGNAFTRDKQGKIVKQDSSLHQYAQLVDTEYEPFVIYVINL, via the coding sequence ATGTCCACTGCTTTGTATACTGCGAACGATTTTATCCTTCTTTCGCTGCCTGAGAAGACGAAACCCGCAAACTCGCCTAACTCAAGTGCCGATGCCTGGCTGCAGGAGGGATTGATTGGCGGCAGAGCGTTTGTTTCCGACTTTAAAATACCAGAGTTCAAAATTGGGTCTTTGGATAGCTTGATAGTGGAATCTGAAGAGTTAGCAAAGTATGACAGTCAGATCGGTGGATCGATCGCTAAAATTGTGGAAATTCTAGGCGGATTATCCCAGGCGAACACTAATGCCTACAGGACGGTTCCTATAAACAATGTTCCAGTGCCAGAATACTTGGAGAACTTCCAATGGCAAACGCGAAAGTTCAAGCTGGATAGCAGCATCAAAGAATTAATGGAGCTTATATCGAGCGAAGCGGCTCAGTTGGATGCAGACGTGAGGGCGACTTACGCAAACTACAACAATGCTAAAACTAGCCTTGCAGCtgcagaaagaaagaagactGGAGATTTATCTGTGAAATCATTGCATGACGTTGTGAAACCGGAAGATTTCATTATGAACTCCGAATACTTGACCACACTTCTGATTGCAGTTCCCAAAAGTTTGAAATCtgactttgaaaaatcgtaTGAGACCCTGGCCAACAACGTGGTTCCAGGGTCGGCAGGTATCATCTCTCAGGATTCGGAGTACATACTCTACAACGTCCatttgttcaagaagagcgTCCAAGAGTTCTCTGCCAAGGCTAGGGAGAGAAAATTCATCCCCCGCGAGTTCAATTACTCGGAAGAGTTGatcgatcaattgaaaagGGAACATGACTCGGCAGCTAGTCTCGAGCAGTCCCTTCGTGTCCAGCTGGTTAGACTGGCCAAGACAGCATACGCTGAttgcttcatcaattggTTCCACATCAAGGCACTGCGTGTTTACGTTGAGTCCGTACTACGTTACGGCTTGCCTCCTCATTTCAATACTAAAATCATAGCTGTGCCACCAAAGAACTTGTCCAAATGCAAGGCTGAACTCATTGAAGCGTTCGGTTTCTTAAGCGGAAATGCCTTTACAAGAGATAAACAGGGCAAAATCGTCAAGCAAGATTCCAGTTTGCATCAGTATGCGCAACTGGTTGATACTGAATATGAGCCATTTGTTATTTACGTTATTAACTTGTAG
- the RRP14 gene encoding ribosome biosynthesis protein RRP14 (ancestral locus Anc_2.636) — translation MSNTLEERLRSNSNAFEGLLALIPAKYYYDDKTQEQWKAKKKSKSQAREDKVKKLDPDQMDDETLSSLEVMKKRENNAKPVSLPGEKFKLKEAAAAIEGAGESSTPERDSAEEDGKIGVIFDDEGNEVAPEAPAGEEPQKDAKKQPEGGSKKNLDALRSKLQAKIQELKEKRKAPGTKVKGAPSSREAILAERKRKLENKNRRQRQQQDEEEPNGSDNSDSDDDGDSDNQMDGESDRKRHKAADDNIASQVMFQNIIFDDGDAVASNLQNLRRTAKKKGPANNDVRAHLKLVEAKKQKLESKDELEQIKLKEKSKWQRATLQAEGVKLKDDEKLLRKALKRKEAKKRKSALEWKERQKSVASTIAEKQKRREENLKIRRENKGVKRSKQQKMKRKFTGTAGSKKRAGFEGRLKSGKKK, via the coding sequence ATGTCTAATACGCTGGAGGAGCGGCTGAGGTCGAATTCGAACGCTTTTGAGGGGCTGCTTGCCCTTATTCCTGCCAAGTACTACTACGATGACAAGACACAGGAACAGTGgaaggcaaagaagaaaagcaagAGCCAGGCCAGGGAGGATAAGGTCAAGAAGTTGGATCCCGACCAGATGGATGATGAAACATTGAGCAGTTTGGAggtgatgaagaagagagagaatAACGCCAAGCCCGTCAGTCTGCCCGGCGAGAAATTCAAGTTGAAGGAGGCTGCAGCGGCAATTGAGGGGGCCGGTGAGAGTAGCACGCCGGAGAGGGACTCTGCGGAGGAAGACGGGAAGATTGGTGTGattttcgatgacgaaggtAACGAGGTGGCCCCAGAGGCTCCGGCAGGTGAGGAGCCGCAAAAAGACGCCAAGAAGCAGCCAGAAGGTGgaagcaagaagaatctcGACGCCCTGAGGTCTAAACTGCAGGCTAAGATCCAGGaactgaaggagaagagaaaagctcCCGGTACAAAGGTGAAGGGAGCGCCAAGCTCCAGAGAAGCGATCCTCGCAGAGAGGAAACGGAAGCTGGAGAACAAAAACCGAAGACAGCGTCAGCAGcaggacgaggaggagcCCAATGGAAGCGACAACAGCGATTCTGACGATGATGGCGACTCTGACAACCAGATGGATGGCGAGAGCGATAGAAAGAGACACAAGGCAGCAGATGACAACATAGCAAGTCAAGTGATGTTCCAGAATATAATATTCGATGACGGCGATGCAGTCGCTTCGAACTTGCAAAACCTGAGAAGGACcgcgaagaagaaagggCCCGCTAATAACGACGTGAGGGCTCATCTCAAGCTGGTtgaagccaagaagcagaaactGGAGTCAAAAGACGAACTAGAGCAGATCaaactgaaagagaaaagcaAGTGGCAGCGTGCCACACTACAGGCTGAGGGTGTAAAACTgaaggatgacgaaaaaCTACTCCGTAAGGccttgaagagaaaagaggCCAAAAAGAGGAAATCCGCTTTAGAATGGAAAGAACGCCAGAAGAGCGTAGCGTCGACGATAGctgagaagcaaaagagaagagaggaGAACCTGAAGATAAGAAGGGAGAATAAAGGTGTAAAGAGGTcgaagcagcagaaaatgaagcgCAAGTTTACTGGCACAGCAGGCTCCAAGAAAAGAGCCGGTTTCGAGGGTCGTTTGAAAAGTGGGAAGAAAAAATAA
- the TEF4 gene encoding translation elongation factor EF1B gamma (ancestral locus Anc_2.635): MSVGTLYACRSPRVRLVKALIKYLKLDIEIVNAAESAQFAELFPLKKMPAFVDAKGYKLTETIAIAYYFVSLASDEKAKTTLLGGSAKEKADILRWASVANQEVSSAFMNPLFVLLGRQPYNKKVVESSLAELDLLAQFFEQRLREFTYLAAERITLGDLVGAVAWALPLGMICGPEFRERHPYLTRWFNTVLASPIFKEEYSDFKFAEKTIEAPKKPKAEKPKKDAEPAKPAAKKEEPEDAEPAAPKKPKHPLEALGKSTFVLDEWKRKYSNEDTRSVALPWFWEHYNPEEYSIWKVDYKYNDELTLTFMSNNLVGGFFNRLSASTKYMFGCLVVYGENNNNGITGAMMIRGQDNVPAFDVAPDWESYSYTKLDPSNEQDKEFINNMWAWDKPVIANGESREIVDGKVLK; encoded by the exons ATGTCTGTGGGTACTCTATACGCCTGCCGCTCCCCAAGGGTTAGACTCGTAAAAGCTTTGATTAAGTACTTGAAGCTTGACATCGAAATTGTCAATGCAGCGGAGAGTGCTCAGTTTGCGGAATTGTTCCCACTGAAAAAAATGCCAGCATTTGTTGATGCCAAGGGATACAAGTTGACCGAGACGATTGCTATCGCTTATTACT TCGTTTCTTTGGCGAGTGACGAAAAAGCGAAGACGACGTTGCTAGGTGGCAGTGCCAAGGAGAAGGCTGATATCTTGAGATGGGCTTCTGTTGCCAACCAAGAGGTCTCAAGCGCATTTATGAACCCTCTCTTTGTGCTTCTGGGCCGCCAGCCGTACAACAAGAAGGTGGTTGAGTCCAGTCTTGCTGAACTTGATCTGCTAGCTCAATTTTTCGAACAGAGGTTGAGGGAGTTCACCTACTTGGCTGCTGAAAGAATCACCCTTGGTGATCTGGTTGGTGCTGTCGCCTGGGCCCTTCCTCTTGGCATGATCTGTGGTCCTGAGTTCAGGGAAAGACACCCTTACTTGACCAGATGGTTCAACACCGTTTTGGCTTCtccaatcttcaaagaagaatacaGCGACTTCaaatttgctgaaaagacaATTGAAGCAccaaagaagccaaaggctgagaagccaaagaaggATGCTGAACCAGCCAAGCCAGCcgccaagaaggaagaaccAGAGGACGCCGAGCCAGCTGCTccaaagaagccaaaaCATCCTCTAGAGGCTCTTGGCAAGTCCACTTTCGTTCTAGACGaatggaagagaaagtaCTCCAACGAGGACACCAGATCAGTCGCTTTGCCATGGTTCTGGGAGCACTACAACCCTGAAGAATACTCCATCTGGAAGGTCGACTACAAGTACAACGACGAATTGACTTTGACCTTCATGTCCAACAACTTGGTCGGTGGttttttcaacagattGTCCGCCTCCACCAAGTACATGTTCGGTTGTTTAGTCGTCTACGGtgaaaacaacaacaacgGTATCACCGGTGCTATGATGATCAGAGGCCAGGACAACGTCCCAGCCTTCGACGTCGCTCCAGACTGGGAATCCTACTCTTACACCAAGTTGGACCCATCCAACGAACAAGACAAGGAATTCATCAACAACATGTGGGCTTGGGACAAGCCTGTCATTGCCAATGGCGAATCCAGAGAAATCGTCGACGGTAAAGTGTTGAAATGA
- the SOV1 gene encoding Sov1p (ancestral locus Anc_2.637), whose protein sequence is MMRSTHLALRSLLRTNVRFYRKRGPSTSHITALKSKKLLRDERSSNLNGNGLNEMQKGLRGLEFEELDVEKSLEDVMLGYFERASSTFKRSSSNFKSLKKQLTAEGVTDDDKANVLFSYLLQEASLEIKRFETMNKEQLRALRETRRDDMLHERVDSEKELEAGLVSSLFMPSSENETYLMSLDLIYEILTDLNNKKKPIGSKVLSIEQLVEAFELAKIVPIEGRRKRGIFLAGNLIYARGNVRMDPVNESFYIESLVNYGLYRKAYNLFETNREKVDERWWYEMGMMVALRANYLQKFERLLAMLDEKFPGYPYVSPRILKLAIKKKLFLRDLGSANALTTRLLDIVTTFGLNSSQDRAQKTVDFASEDEADMYLNERELPTSYDLLTVADYHLFRKNFNTAYKVMATYLDKVGNSELGYQYFVVRMKLNLLRDIKSLKSSLQTHMSPEIADFCLEKLQNTFDRIVKEANVDNSMCQDLLFDSIDSLVKDPLLTKTVEGLIVSSLRDKDLLSPSKSFHSVLKLLLASGREADAMKVLSSMEQASKQCGQHKAGSNEHFFSEANAHHYAEFIEYYALQAVRRRKQREAYQKKVSQILDRMSSLGVPYNSVFLSKLLMFYRQSDDFENSFTLINRILEEKRVQSNPPDADRTSFYNRRDITRGLYAEIWKLCSSYYYVFARELHTVEMKSNYGVWKENASKIVKATKVHPNFSIRTLFRTMVNDDNILPDERMYFTILVTFMKKRDWQAIPGILAAMIEVHGLSFPKNLSDYLRKGLDREHIMLERRQLKGRATLDQLTGAEPGFSDQLPKNNFGPEGTVKEINNYSKLIEDILLLQKQKYPDDKNFFLVSEALEELQFSPSNMQELIDNVHSRDSVI, encoded by the coding sequence atgatgagatcGACTCATTTGGCTCTCCGATCTCTGTTGAGAACTAATGTTCGCTTTTATAGGAAAAGAGGACCGTCGACCAGCCATATAACTGcgttgaagagcaagaagctgctgcGAGATGAGAGGAGCTCGAATCTGAACGGAAATGGATTGAATGAAATGCAGAAAGGATTAAGAGGCCTGGAATTTGAGGAACTTGATGTTGAAAAATCCTTAGAAGATGTCATGCTTGGCTACTTTGAGCGGGCCAGTTCCACTTTTAAGCGGAGCTCTAGCAATTTCAAGAGTCTAAAGAAACAGTTGACCGCAGAAGGCGTCACTGACGATGATAAAGCCAACGTTCTGTTTAGTTATTTGCTTCAGGAGGCTAGTTTGGAAATCAAGCGATTCGAAACCATGAATAAGGAACAGTTGAGGGCTTTGCGCGAAACAAGGAGAGATGATATGCTGCATGAAAGAGTAGACTCTGAAAAAGAATTGGAAGCAGGCTTAGTTTCCAGTTTATTTATGCCATCTTCAGAGAATGAGACTTATCTTATGAGCTTGGATTTGATATACGAGATCTTGACTGACCTCAATAACAAGAAAAAGCCTATCGGATCTAAGGTTTTATCGATAGAGCAACTGGTGGAAGCCTTTGAACTAGCAAAGATTGTACCGATCGAGGGAAGGCGGAAACGGGGCATCTTTCTGGCGGGCAATCTGATTTATGCCCGCGGTAACGTCAGGATGGATCCAGTCAATGAGTCTTTCTACATCGAATCACTTGTGAATTATGGCCTGTACAGAAAAGCATacaatctctttgaaactAATAGGGAGAAAGTCGATGAAAGATGGTGGTACGAAATGGGGATGATGGTAGCATTGCGGGCAAATTACTTACAAAAATTCGAAAGATTACTGGCTATGTTAGACGAAAAGTTTCCTGGTTATCCATATGTCAGTCCTAGGATTTTAAAACTGGCCATAAAGAAGAAACTATTTTTAAGAGACTTAGGAAGCGCCAATGCTCTAACAACAAGACTTTTGGATATAGTTACCACCTTTGGCTTGAATTCCAGTCAAGACAGAGCACAGAAGACGGTTGATTTTGCTTCAGAAGACGAGGCGGATATGTATCTCAACGAAAGAGAACTACCTACCAGTTATGATCTTTTGACTGTTGCAGATTATCACCTTTTcaggaagaatttcaaTACAGCATACAAAGTTATGGCAACGTACTTAGATAAAGTTGGAAATTCCGAATTAGGATACCAGTATTTCGTGGTACGCATGAAATTAAACCTATTGAGAGATATTAAATCTCTGAAGAGCTCACTCCAGACTCATATGTCTCCAGAAATTGCCGACTTTTGCCTGGAGAAGCTTCAGAATACTTTTGATCGCATTGTGAAAGAGGCCAATGTTGATAATTCGATGTGTCAGGATTTGTTGTTTGATAGCATAGACTCACTTGTCAAAGATCCGTTGCTGACCAAAACGGTTGAAGGCCTTATAGTATCATCTTTGAGAGATAAAGATTTACTTTCACCCTCCAAGAGCTTCCACAGCGTGCTTAAACTTCTATTGGCTTCTGGACGAGAAGCAGATGCAATGAAAGTGCTCTCCAGTATGGAACAAGCTTCAAAACAGTGTGGACAACATAAGGCTGGCTCGAATGAACACTTCTTCTCCGAAGCAAATGCTCATCACTACGCGGAATTTATTGAGTATTATGCTCTGCAGGCGGTGAGACGTAGGAAACAGCGGGAGGCATATCAAAAGAAAGTTTCCCAGATATTGGATAGGATGAGCTCTCTTGGTGTGCCTTATAATTCTGTCTTTCTGAGTAAGCTGCTGATGTTTTATAGACAgtctgatgattttgagaaCTCTTTCACTTTGATCAATCGCATcctggaagagaaaagagtACAGAGTAACCCTCCAGATGCGGACAGAACTAGCTTTTACAATCGTCGCGATATAACAAGGGGCTTATACGCCGAAATTTGGAAGCTCTGTTCAAGTTATTACTACGTTTTTGCTCGGGAACTGCATACTGTCGAGATGAAATCGAACTATGGAGTTTGGAAGGAGAACGCTTCAAAAATTGTTAAAGCCACTAAAGTACATCCGAATTTCTCGATAAGAACACTGTTCCGCACTATGGTCAACGATGATAATATTTTACCTGATGAGCGTATGTACTTCACAATTTTGGTGACTttcatgaagaaaagagattGGCAGGCCATCCCCGGTATCCTGGCAGCAATGATAGAGGTACACGGTCTCTCATTTCCTAAAAACTTATCGGATTATCTGAGGAAAGGATTGGACAGAGAGCATATAATGCTTGAACGGCGACAGCTTAAGGGCCGGGCTActcttgatcaattgaCAGGCGCGGAACCTGGCTTTTCTGATCAGCTACCAAAGAATAATTTCGGACCTGAGGGCACAGTTAAAGAGATCAATAACTATAGTAAACTGATAGAAGACATTTTGTTGCTGCAGAAACAAAAATATCCAGACGATAaaaatttcttccttgttTCGGAGGCCttggaagaactgcagTTCTCGCCTTCGAATATGCAAGAATTGATAGATAATGTACATAGTAGGGACTCAGTCATATAA
- the UBX4 gene encoding Ubx4p (ancestral locus Anc_2.638): protein MATVSVNYKFSSFRVKVTPNTVMNDVLSESLSHFRLIESESSKPKTQWILEHDKKPVTLDLPWRFLNLSPGVKLELKEGDPTVTANKIASVRIKLQVMGHPTVIETIRSTADLRDVLDILASKHGWSINLLESKLQVVSKTIPYAELRGLHLADLGVKDSVLLRLITKAPSEPTQLPPTDKQSTAEENVDDRTPVPETEENVDDRTPVLDTEEPAGKKQSLHKVSAFVPPETSITSKVHNEVENDDDYEMTVDEARAYQKMLSKQRGNLGGPLLSKRLRQAREEVHKRAVTECVVRIRFPDLNHIEVTFRPDENMDTVYKVVSESILPEHSEFTLSQPHPYITYPRDERKLVDDLAFGSKTLLVFKSDKEGPYLSNAVLEQAKQLGEADDIRLDQINHRADTNGVGLKTKTKSKPSWQASKMENVPKWLRLNKK from the coding sequence ATGGCTACTGTATCGGTTAATTATAAGTTTTCGTCGTTCAGGGTTAAGGTGACACCAAACACTGTGATGAATGATGTCCTATCAGAAAGTCTGAGCCACTTTAGACTGATCGAAAGTGAGTCGTCAAAACCCAAGACTCAATGGATCCTGGAGCATGATAAGAAGCCAGTGACGTTGGATCTGCCCTGGAGGTTCCTTAACCTGAGTCCCGGAGTCAAGTTAGAACTGAAGGAAGGTGATCCCACGGTGACAGCGAACAAGATAGCGTCCGTTAGGATAAAGTTGCAGGTTATGGGCCATCCTACAGTGATAGAAACAATCAGGAGCACAGCAGATCTGAGAGATGTGCTGGATATCCTTGCATCGAAGCATGGCTGGTCCATAAACCTGCTTGAATCCAAGTTACAAGTGGTCTCCAAAACCATTCCGTACGCCGAGCTCAGGGGATTGcatcttgctgatcttGGAGTTAAGGATTCTGTGCTTCTGAGGTTGATAACGAAAGCTCCGTCTGAGCCAACTCAGCTGCCACCAACAGATAAACAATCGACAGCAGAGGAAAACGTCGACGACAGAACTCCCGTCCCGGAGACTGAGGAAAACGTCGATGACAGAACTCCTGTTCTTGATACCGAGGAACCAGCCGGCAAGAAGCAGAGCTTGCACAAAGTGTCAGCATTTGTACCACCAGAAACGTCGATCACATCCAAGGTGCATAACGAGGTGgaaaatgatgatgattaCGAAATGACTGTGGATGAGGCAAGAGCATATCAAAAAATGCTCTCGAAACAAAGAGGTAACCTTGGTGGGCCTTTGCTATCGAAACGGCTTCGCCAggcaagagaagaagttcacaAGCGTGCAGTCACCGAATGCGTTGTCAGGATTCGGTTTCCTGATCTCAATCACATCGAGGTTACTTTTAGGCCAGACGAAAATATGGACACAGTCTATAAAGTCGTTTCGGAATCGATATTACCGGAACATTCAGAGTTCACGTTATCCCAGCCTCATCCATACATTACATATCCTAGGGATGAGAGAAAATTGGTAGACGACCTGGCTTTTGGCTCCAAAACACTGCTGGTGTTCAAGTCAGACAAAGAAGGTCCCTACCTCAGTAACGCTGTCTTGGAACAGGCAAAACAACTTGGGGAGGCCGACGATATCCGATTGGACCAAATCAACCATAGAGCAGATACAAATGGCGTAGGTTTGAAAACTAAAACGAAATCCAAACCTTCATGGCAAGCATCAAAAATGGAAAACGTACCAAAATGGCTCAGGCTGAACAAAAAATAG